The genomic stretch GAGCCGGGAAAAACATACGGGAATCGCCCTACAGTGACAGAGCTTCTTGAAACGATCGAGACCCCTCAGAAAAAACTCACAGGTCTTTTGAAATACTACTCTTTGTTTTTCCGCGGCATGTATGAATTTGACCAAAAAGAATATGTGGAAGCGATCGGATATTATCGCGAGGCGGAGAAAGAACTGCCGTTTGTGTCAGATGATATTGAGAAAGCGGAATTCCATTTTAAAGTGGCAGAAGCGTATTATCACATGAAGCAAACCCATGTGTCGATGTATCATATTCTTCAAGCCTTGGACATTTATCAAAACCATCCTCTATACAGCATTAGAACGATACAAAGCTTGTTTGTGATCGCCGGCAACTATGATGATTTCAAACATTATGATAAAGCGCTCCCGCATTTAGAGGCGGCGCTGGAATTGGCAATGGACATTCAAAATGACAGGTTTATCGCCATTTCTCTATTGAACATTGCAAACAGCTATGACAGATCAGGAGACGATCAGATGGCTGTAGAACATTTCCAAAAAGCGGCGAAAGTAAGCAGAGAGAAAGTGCCTGATCTGCTTCCGAAAGTCTTGTTTGGATTAAGCTGGACATTATGTAAAGCGGGCCAAACACAGAAGGCGTTTCAGTTCATAGAGGAAGGATTAGACCATATCACAGCACGTTCTCACAAATTTTATAAAGAATTGTTTCTGTTCTTGCAGGCCGTGTACAAGGAGACTGTTGATGAACGAAAAATTCATGATCTTTTAAGCTATTTCGAAAAAAAGAACCTGCACGCTTACATTGAAGCATGTGCCCGGAGTGCTGCCGCTGTTTTTGAAAGCAGCTGTCACTTTGAACAAGCAGCTGCGTTTTATCGGAAAGTGCTGAAAGCCCAAGAAGATATTCTAAAAGGAGAGTGTTTATATGCCTATTAAGAAAAAAGTGATGATGTGTCTGGCTGTTACTCTAGTTTTCGGAAGCATGTCGTTTCCAACCCTGACAAACTCCGGTGGATTTAAGGAATCGACAGATCGAAATACGACGTATATCGATCATTCCCCTTACAAACTTAGTGATCAGAAGAAAGCCCTTAGCTAGGGCTTTTTCTTGCTTTACGGAAGACGTTCCATTTTCCACATCGCGGCATTCCTTCTATTTCTAACGCAAGACACTCGAAACAACCAAACCATTTGAGGTATAATGGATAAAGTGAATAACAGTATTTAGATTGATATATATGAAAGAGAGTGGAACATCATGGGCCGTAAGTGGAACAATATTAAAGAGAAGAAGGCGTCTAAGGACGCAAATACGAGTCGGATTTATGCGAAGTTTGGCCGTGAGATTTATGTGGCGGCGAAACAGGGCGAGCCTGATCCGGAATCCAACCAGGCGCTGAAGGTTGTGCTTGAACGTGCGAAGACTTACAGCGTGCCGAAAAACATCATTGAACGTGCGATCGAGAAGGCGAAGGGCGGAGCGGAAGAGAATTACGATGAGCTTCGTTATGAGGGCTTCGGGCCGAACGGATCAATGATTATCGTTGATGCGCTGACGAATAATGTAAACCGTACGGCGCCGGAAGTGCGTGCGGCGTTCGGGAAAAACGGCGGAAACATGGGTGTGAGCGGATCTGTTGCTTACATGTTTGACGCGACGGCTGTAATCGGTGTGGAAGGCAAAACGGCTGACGAAGCGCTTGAAATCCTGATGGAAGCGGATGTTGATGTACGTGACATTTTAGAAGAGGATGACAGCGCGATCGTGTATGCCGAGCCTGATCAATTCCATGCGGTGCAAGAGGCGTTTAAAAACGCGGGTGTCGAGGAATTTACAGTAGCGGAGCTGACAATGCTTGCGCAAAGTGAAGTAACGCTTCCGGATGATGCAAAGGAACAGTTTGAAAAATTGATTGATGCATTAGAAGATTTGGAAGATGTTCAGCAGGTATATCATAACGTTGATTTAGGTGAGTAAGGAGTGAGCAGGCTGTTATGGCCTGCTTTTTTTGTCCCGGAAATTGTTTTAGCTGTATGTAGGCGGCCGCCTATACGATCTATAAGATATTCTCATACTCTGGACTGTAACCTATGTGAAGGAGAGAGTAAATATGACTGATACAAGACATATGTATGGCGGACCTGGTTTTGGTCATTATCAGGGCTTTGGTATTGGCCACCCGGGCTATGGCATGCAAAGCACAGGCTATCCGGGCTATGGCATGTATGGAGGCCACCCGGGCTATGGCATGCAAGGCTACCCAGATCACGGCATACATGGAGGAGTCGGCGGCTATCCGGGATATGGTGGGTACGGCGGTTACCCAAGCGGCGGCTATGGAGGCTCTCCGGGAACTGGAAGCTATCCGAGCATGCACCATGAAAATGATGGCCATCACCACTATTATCACCATCATCATGATGGAAAAGATAATCTTCATCACCATCATCACCATGTTGGAAAGGATAATCATCACCACCATCATGATGGTCATTATGGCCACCATCATCACCATATGGGCCACTGGGGAAAAGACGGTTATAAATAAAGAAGATGATGATAAAAAGAGGACACTCTTGCAGATCAAGAGTGTTTTTTTAGCTTTTTTCTTGACTGTTCAGTCTGGAAAATGGTAACATTTGTTTCAGGAGGTGATCATTTTTTGGGGAGGAATAAAGAATTTGATACGGCGCTTGTTCTTCACAGGGCGATAGAGGTTTTTGGAGAGTATGGCTACGAAGGAACGTCTCTTCAGGATCTGCTCTCTCATTTAGGCATTGCGCGCCAAAGTTTGTATGATACGTATGGAACGAAGCGTGATTTGTTTTTGTCCGCTGTGAAATCGTATCTTGAAGGGAAAAACGCTGCCGTTATGGAAAGGCTTGAAGCGCCAGGATCTGTAAAGGAAGCCATTCGTGATATTTTTCAGGAGGGTGTCAATGCCCTGAGGGATCCGGAACGGGCGAAGGCGTGCTACATTATTAACAGCGCGATTGAACAGATCCCGCATGACCCTGAGCTTGCCCGGTATTTTGAAAGACAATCCAAGCAGCTTGAGGACGCTTTTTATCACGGGCTTTTAAGAGCGAAGGATCAAGGAGAATTGAATGGCGAAGATACTGATATATCTGCGCTTGCTCGGTACCTGAATCAGAGCAGGCTGTCACTGACATTTATTGCAAAAGTGACGGCAGATATGGATCGGCTTCAGGACCATGTTGACGTGAGTTTATCAGTGCTTGATTAACATGTGGTAAAGGATTCTTTGCCCATGTATGTACTTTTTGGACTGAATAGTCTAGAAATAAAAATGAGGTGATGATGAATGTTGATGAATGAGTTTGAAAAAGCATGTGAAACATTGAGAAAGTTTATGGCTTATATGCTTGAGAAGGACATGAAGAGCTGGACGGAGCTTTGGGATGAGAATGCTGTATTTGAGTTTCCTTATGCGCCGGAGGGATCACCAAAAAGAATAGAAGGAAAAGCGGCCATTTACGATTATATTAAAGATTATCCTAAGCAGATTCATCTTTCTTCATTTACCGCTCCGACAGTGTACCGTTCAGCAGACTCGAATACGGTGATTGCGGAGTTTCAATGTGACGGCCATGTGATTGAGACTGGACTGCCTTATCGCCAAAGCTATATCAGTGTCATCGAAACGAGAGACGGCCGCATTGTGCGTTATAGGGATTATTGGAATCCGCTTGTTGTAAAAGAGGCCTTTGGAGGATCATTTTTGCAAACAGAGGAGAGTGGGAAATGATGAAACAGAATCCGATTTTAATCACGGGCGGGACCGGCACAGTCGGCAGCCGAATCGCCAGCCGTTTAATAAAGCTGGGATACAGAGTGCGTATTGCAAGCCGGAAAAAGGGCGCGCTTGCTGATGCTGAGTATGTGTATTTTAATTGGAAGTACGCCTCCAGTTTTACGCCTGCTCTGGAACAGGTAAAACAGATCTATCTTGTTGCTCCGGTCGGTGTATTTGATCCGGCTCCCTATGTGCTTCCCTTTTTAAAGGAAGCAAAGCGTCTCGGCGCAAAGCGGGTAGTGATGCAAAGTGCGTCTGTTGTCTCCGAGAACGGTCCCGTGTTTGGCGCGCTTCACCAGGCAGTGCGCGAGTTTCCAGAATGGACGGTGCTGCGGCCCTCATACTTTATGCAAAATTTCATCAATGTCCAGCACCGCATGTCTATTCAAACGGAGGGGCGCATCACAACGGCTTCGGGTGAAGGAAAACTTGGGTTTATTGACGCTGATGACATCGCAGAAACAGCCGTCAGGGCTTTGATTGATGATGTTCCTCATCAAACACATCATATTCTGACAGGTCCCGAGGCGCTGAGCTATGCCGAAGCGGCGGAGATCATTGGAGCTGCGGCGGGACGCCGGGTGGAGCATGTCAGCATTTCTCGTTCCGAGCTGCAGCATAAAATGGAGGCAGGAGGTTTGCCCGCGGATTATGCCCATTTTATGGCGAAGCTTGATGAGGCAATTAGCCATGGTGCGGAACATCGGGTAACGGATACAGTGAAGCGTGTGACGGGAAAAGAACCTCGTTCGCTGTCAGAGTTTGCGGCTGCTCATGCTGCATATTGGACCTCATTTTGGACTGAATAGTCTAGAAAGACCTTCGGCGCTTCCGAAGGTCTTCTTATTGAAAAAGCTAAGTCGTGTTTTAGTCATAATCATGCCTCCTGCCTCATACCTATTAAGGTCATTGTTTTTGAGAAAGGAGGAGCCGGAATGAAGGATATGCAGCCGTTTACGCCTGTCAA from Bacillus subtilis subsp. subtilis str. 168 encodes the following:
- the rapH gene encoding response regulator aspartate phosphatase (Evidence 1a: Function from experimental evidences in the studied strain; PubMedId: 16553878, 21908671; Product type e: enzyme), whose amino-acid sequence is MSQAIPSSRVGVKINEWYKMIRQFSVPDAEILKAEVEQDIQQMEEDQDLLIYYSLMCFRHQLMLDYLEPGKTYGNRPTVTELLETIETPQKKLTGLLKYYSLFFRGMYEFDQKEYVEAIGYYREAEKELPFVSDDIEKAEFHFKVAEAYYHMKQTHVSMYHILQALDIYQNHPLYSIRTIQSLFVIAGNYDDFKHYDKALPHLEAALELAMDIQNDRFIAISLLNIANSYDRSGDDQMAVEHFQKAAKVSREKVPDLLPKVLFGLSWTLCKAGQTQKAFQFIEEGLDHITARSHKFYKELFLFLQAVYKETVDERKIHDLLSYFEKKNLHAYIEACARSAAAVFESSCHFEQAAAFYRKVLKAQEDILKGECLYAY
- the phrH gene encoding hexapeptide (TDRNTT) inhibitor of regulatory cascade (Evidence 1a: Function from experimental evidences in the studied strain; PubMedId: 16553878, 21908671; Product type r: regulator); its protein translation is MPIKKKVMMCLAVTLVFGSMSFPTLTNSGGFKESTDRNTTYIDHSPYKLSDQKKALS
- the yeeI gene encoding putative DNA integrase or transcriptional regulator (Evidence 3: Putative function from multiple computational evidences; Product type e: enzyme), whose translation is MGRKWNNIKEKKASKDANTSRIYAKFGREIYVAAKQGEPDPESNQALKVVLERAKTYSVPKNIIERAIEKAKGGAEENYDELRYEGFGPNGSMIIVDALTNNVNRTAPEVRAAFGKNGGNMGVSGSVAYMFDATAVIGVEGKTADEALEILMEADVDVRDILEEDDSAIVYAEPDQFHAVQEAFKNAGVEEFTVAELTMLAQSEVTLPDDAKEQFEKLIDALEDLEDVQQVYHNVDLGE
- the cotK gene encoding spore inner coat protein (Evidence 1a: Function from experimental evidences in the studied strain; PubMedId: 10714992, 19060142, 19933362; Product type cp: cell process), coding for MTDTRHMYGGPGFGHYQGFGIGHPGYGMQSTGYPGYGMYGGHPGYGMQGYPDHGIHGGVGGYPGYGGYGGYPSGGYGGSPGTGSYPSMHHENDGHHHYYHHHHDGKDNLHHHHHHVGKDNHHHHHDGHYGHHHHHMGHWGKDGYK
- the yezE gene encoding putative transcriptional regulator (TetR family) (Evidence 3: Putative function from multiple computational evidences; Product type r: regulator); translated protein: MGRNKEFDTALVLHRAIEVFGEYGYEGTSLQDLLSHLGIARQSLYDTYGTKRDLFLSAVKSYLEGKNAAVMERLEAPGSVKEAIRDIFQEGVNALRDPERAKACYIINSAIEQIPHDPELARYFERQSKQLEDAFYHGLLRAKDQGELNGEDTDISALARYLNQSRLSLTFIAKVTADMDRLQDHVDVSLSVLD
- the yesE gene encoding hypothetical protein (Evidence 4: Unknown function but conserved in other organisms); protein product: MLMNEFEKACETLRKFMAYMLEKDMKSWTELWDENAVFEFPYAPEGSPKRIEGKAAIYDYIKDYPKQIHLSSFTAPTVYRSADSNTVIAEFQCDGHVIETGLPYRQSYISVIETRDGRIVRYRDYWNPLVVKEAFGGSFLQTEESGK
- the yesF gene encoding putative oxidoreductase (Evidence 3: Putative function from multiple computational evidences; PubMedId: 21494745; Product type e: enzyme) encodes the protein MMKQNPILITGGTGTVGSRIASRLIKLGYRVRIASRKKGALADAEYVYFNWKYASSFTPALEQVKQIYLVAPVGVFDPAPYVLPFLKEAKRLGAKRVVMQSASVVSENGPVFGALHQAVREFPEWTVLRPSYFMQNFINVQHRMSIQTEGRITTASGEGKLGFIDADDIAETAVRALIDDVPHQTHHILTGPEALSYAEAAEIIGAAAGRRVEHVSISRSELQHKMEAGGLPADYAHFMAKLDEAISHGAEHRVTDTVKRVTGKEPRSLSEFAAAHAAYWTSFWTE